ATCCACCACGAAATCCGCACGCTTGCGCTTTTCGGCATCGGGCAATTGCCGCGCCAGAATGCCGTCGAGCGCCTCTGATGTCATGGTGCCGCGCGCCAGAATGCGCTCGCGCTGGGTCGCCGCATCGGTCGAGACCACGACGACGGCATCAACGCGTTTCTCGCCGCCGGTTTCGAACAGTAGCGGGATATCCATCACGACGACGGGCGCGCCGGAGCGTTCGGCCTCTTCGAGAAATTTCTGGCGGGACGCGCCGAGCATCGGGTGAACGATCTGCTCGAGCTGTTTGATCGCGGCCTGATCATGCACCACCCTGGCGGACAGCCTTGCGCGATCGACCTTGCCGTCGACGGTCGTGCCGGGAAATGCCGCCTCGATCGCGGGCGCCGCCTCCCCTTCATAGACTTTGTGGACGGCCGCATCGGCGTCATAAACCGGCACGCCCGC
This portion of the Bradyrhizobium sp. AZCC 2262 genome encodes:
- the coaE gene encoding dephospho-CoA kinase (Dephospho-CoA kinase (CoaE) performs the final step in coenzyme A biosynthesis.), which codes for MRILGLTGSIGMGKSTTAKLFIEAGVPVYDADAAVHKVYEGEAAPAIEAAFPGTTVDGKVDRARLSARVVHDQAAIKQLEQIVHPMLGASRQKFLEEAERSGAPVVVMDIPLLFETGGEKRVDAVVVVSTDAATQRERILARGTMTSEALDGILARQLPDAEKRKRADFVVDTSHGLDPVRTAIRDILAELVKMPQRRT